Proteins co-encoded in one Girardinichthys multiradiatus isolate DD_20200921_A chromosome 11, DD_fGirMul_XY1, whole genome shotgun sequence genomic window:
- the LOC124876540 gene encoding beta-crystallin A1-like → MALTNPMPMGPWKITVYDQEYFQGRRMEFTACCQNIMECGMENIRSLKVECGAWVGYEHSSFCGQQFVLEKGDYPRFEAYSGSNSYRIERMISFRPICCANHKESRMTIFEMENMMGRQFELCDDYPSLQGMGWMNNEVGSMQIHCGAFVCYQYPGYRGHQYIMECDCRGGEYKCYREFGSHAQTPQIQSIRRIQH, encoded by the exons ATGGCTCTGACAAACCCTATGCCCATGGGCCCTTGGAAG ATCACCGTCTATGATCAGGAGTATTTCCAAGGCAGGCGCATGGAGTTCACTGCCTGCTGCCAGAACATTATGGAGTGTGGGATGGAGAACATCCGCTCCCTGAAGGTGGAGTGTGGGGC CTGGGTGGGCTACGAGCACTCCAGCTTCTGTGGCCAGCAGTTTGTGCTGGAGAAAGGTGATTATCCTCGCTTCGAGGCCTACAGTGGCAGCAACTCCTATCGCATTGAGAGGATGATTTCCTTCAGGCCCATCTGCTGTGCT AACCACAAGGAGTCCCGTATGACCATCTTTGAGATGGAGAACATGATGGGTCGTCAGTTTGAGCTGTGTGATGATTACCCCTCTCTGCAGGGCATGGGCTGGATGAACAATGAGGTCGGATCCATGCAGATCCACTGTGGAGC ATTTGTGTGCTATCagtaccctggataccgtggccaCCAGTACATCATGGAGTGTGACTGCCGCGGAGGAGAGTACAAATGTTACCGTGAGTTTGGCTCCCACGCCCAGACACCCCAGATCCAGTCCATCAGAAGGATCCAGCACTGA